The Poseidonibacter lekithochrous region TTTATATATGAGTATTTTACATTGGAAATGAATTTTACAGTTGAAGCGGTTTCTTGGGTATTTTATTTAGGTATTGTTGTAACTATTGGTGGATATGGATTATATAATTATGCTCTTACAAAAATTGATGCTTCAAAAGCTGCTATTTTTGTAAACTTAATACCTGTATCAACATTGATATTGGCATACTTTATTTTAAATGAGAAATTAACTTCTGTTGAATTAATTGCTTCTGCAACTATTTTAGGTGGAGTATTCTTATCTCAAATGCCTATGGAAAAACTAAAACGTAAGAAAAAATAGAAAAAACAAAAAAGTATTTTGATAAATATGGAAGTATATGTATTCTGTTTTTATTGCTAAGTTTTTAAGGTATTTATTTTTAGCTATTGTTGTTAGTATGAGTCTATAGTAATTGTAAATTTAGCACCATTAAATTTTTGATTATTATAAGTGTATTCACTATTGTAGGCTTCTATAGTTCCTTCCATATGCTTTTTAATAATCTCTTGACTCATATATAATCCAATACCAGTTCCTTGACTTTGATGTTTCGTTGTAAAGTATGGTTCAAAAACTCTACCCATTATATGTGCAGGGATTCCTCCGGCATTATCTTTAATATGAATATATAGTTTTTCTGCTTCTTCTTTAATATCTACAAAGATAAAGTTTTCTTTTAAATCTTTTTTATCAAACTCATCTCTTGCATTATTTAATAGATTTAGTATTACTTGAATTAATTCATTCTCTAATAAATAGATTGCTTTTTCTTCAATATCTGTAATAATATTAATATTTTTTGTTATGTATTGATCTTTAATAAGATTATATGTTTTATTCCAAACTTCAGAAGTAGTAGTTTTAGTATTCTCTTTATTTGGTTTAAAAAAGTTTCTAAAATCATCAATTGTTTTAGATAAATGCTGAGTTGTTGTAGTAATAGTATCAGAGGTTTTAGTGATGTCATCTTCTGTAATAAGATTAAGTTCTTGTTTTAACTTTAAACTTGAAGAAGAAGTAGAAATCAATGATAATGGTTGTCTCCACTGATGGGCAATATTCCCTATCATCTCTCCCATTGCCGCCATTTTTGATTGTTGAGCTAATAAGGTATCTTTTTTTCTATTATTCTCTATTTCTTTATAGATTTTATTTCTATAACCCATAAATTTCTTTTGAACTAGATTTGAAAAATATATAGAAGCAATCAATAGTGCAGTCGTTATTATTATAATAATTAGAAATACGTTAAATAAATACTCTTTTTTATAAGAGTCAAGTTCTTCTTTTTTCTTTTTAATTGCTAGTTCTAGTTTATCTGTATAAAAACCGCTTCCTATAATCCATTGCCAGTCATTAAAGTTTTTAATAAATGCAGTTTTTTCTATATTATCTGTCTTTTTATTATGGTAAATAGTATTATATTTTACAAAACCATCACCCTTTTTTGCGCTTTGAACAATTAGTTTAGTAATTGAACTATTCTTATCAATTTGTGGAAGTGTTTTACCTCTTAAATCTTTATTTATATGTGCTAATATTTTTTCTTTTCTATCTACAATATAAACATAACCATCATTTGAATATTTTACTGTTGAAATATAATCTAAAATTTCTTTTTTCAAAGAGTCTTCATAGTCTTTTATATACTCACCCGTACCTATAGATACATTCAAAGGTTCAAAATATTTATAAAAAGCAATTTTTTTAAATATTCGAGAACCCTCATTTGTTGGTTTACTCCAGTAGTATGTATCAAAATTTTCTGTTTTATTTTTGATTGTTTCTTTGATTTTTTGCACAAAGAAATAGCCATTTTTATCTTGTAAGTTAGAATAATCAATATTTTCAAGTTTGATATCTAAAGGATATAATATATTATATCCTTGGGGGTTATGCATAAAATAATAACCTCTACCATTATTAAATCTTATATTTCTTAAAGCATCTTGTATAAGTTTAAGTATTTCTTCTTTACTTTTTTCTTGATTTTCTGCATATATATTTGAAGCAATACTATGGGCTTCATAGATTCTTTCTTTTAGTTCTTTTTTTAGATTAGTTTCACTTTGTGTTTTGTGGTAAGAAATGTAGTCATATATTCTTTGAACTTCCGTAGTTACGGTACTTTTACTTGATTCAAAGTACTCTTCTTCTAGTGTTTTAATATCTCTTTTTAAATTATTATTGTTCTCTAAAATAAATGAGTATGTAATAAGAAAGGACAATAAAATGATGAATACAATAGGTGCGAACCTAATAAACTTTAAAATATTTTTTTCACTGTGATTTAACATGAATAAATTATATTATTTTAAAGTTTAAAAATAAATTATTATTTTGCTGATTTGTAAAATATAATTTTTATGAGTTCAATTCTTTGATAATTTCATTGTTTTTTGATTTTATTTTATATGTAATACCTTTGAATGTAAATTCTAAATAATTTGCATGTAACCATAATCTAGAACTTCCAGTCTCATCGAATCTCCTATCTTTACTTAGGGTTTTATTTAGATATTCTTCTGCAATATCGTCATGAATTCCATAAATTGGGTCCCCAACAATTCTATGTCCAATTGAATATAAATGAACTCTAATTTGATGTTGTCTTCCTGTAACTGGCAAGGCTTCCACTAAAGTTATGTTTTTTTCTTCATTGTATATCATTGGTTTGATTGTTGTACAGGATTCTTTTCCAGTATCCCCTGCTTTCATTCTCACGCCAATATTTTTGCCTTCTTTTTCAAGTTTACTATCAATCACAACTTCTTTTTCAAGTTTTCCATCAACTAGAGCTAAATATGATTTATAATATTTTTTTTCTTCAAACATATCTTTTAGGATTTTTTCACTTTTTTTATTTTTACCTACTATTACTAATCCTGATGTTTCTGCATCAATTCTATGAATTAAGTTGGCATTTTCTCCAAAATGAAAGCGAATTTCGTCTAATAACGAGTATTCAGTATTTTTTGAAATTGGATGAACCATAAGGTGTGTTGGTTTATCAAAAATAGCAAACTCTTCAAATTCTAGTATAGGTCTTAACCCCCTAGAAACTCCCTCAAAAACAGCCATGTATATATATTCATCAGGTATTAAGTCTCCTGGCTTGATAGCTGTCATGCTTTCATCGAAAATTCTACCTCTAGAGGCGTATCTTTGGGCGTTACGGTGGTTTATTTTTAAATCTTGTAGCAAAAATAAACTTAATTTTTTATCTTTTATAGCTTTAATTTTCTTTAAAGTAAACGGCAATATTTTTTCCTAAAGTTTTTTTACAAAATTGGTCAAATTTTATCTTATTTTTTATCTTGTTTTGATAACATATCATACAAAAATTAACAAAAGATTTTGATAAAAGTTTTTTGTTAATTTTAAAATACTACAAATAGGGGTTTTATAGATGGTTGAAAGATATGCTAGAGAAGAGATGAGCTCAAAGTGGACACAACAAGCTAGATATGCAGCATGGCTAGAAGTTGAAAAAGCAGCTGTAAAAGCTTGGAATAAAATCGGGTTAATTCCAGATGAAGATGCAGAGAAGATTGTTAAGAATGCAACTTTTTCAGTTGAAAGAATTGAAGAAATCGAAGCTGTTACTAAACACGATTTAATTGCATTTAATACAAGTGTTTCAGAATCATTAGGTGAAGAATCAAGATGGTTCCACTACGGTATGACTTCTTCTGATGCAGTTGATACTGGTGTTGCAATCCAAATGAGAGATTCATTAAAGCTAATTATCAAAGATGTTAAAATGCTTATGAAATCTATCAAAAAAAGAGCTAAAGAGCACAAATATACTCTTATGGTAGGAAGATCTCATGGTATTCATGGAGAACCTATTACTTTTGGTTTAACTCTTGCTGTTTGGTATGATGAAATGAAAAGACACTTAGAGAACTTAAAACAAACTCTTAAAGTTATCTCTGTTGGTCAAATCTCTGGTGCAATGGGTAACTTCGCACACGCTCCTTTAGAATTAGAAGAGTATGCAATGAAAGAATTAGGTTTAAAACCTGAGCCTTGTTCAAACCAAGTTGTACATAGAGATAGATATGCAAGACTTGCAACTGCTTTAGCTTCTATGGCTTCAACTATTGAAAAATTCGCTGTTCAAGTAAGACACTTACAAAGAACAGAAGTTTACGAATGTGAAGAGTATTTTGCAAAAGGTCAAAAAGGTTCTTCTGCAATGCCTCACAAAAGAAATCCAATCTTAACTGAGAATATTACAGGACTTGCTAGATCTATTAGAGCTCACGCAGTACCAGCAATGGAAAATGTAGCTTTATGGCATGAAAGAGATATTTCTCACTCATCAAGCGAAAGATTCTGGTTACCAGATGCATTTATTACATCTGATTTCATGTTACACAGAATGAACAATGTTATTGCAAACTTAACTGTAATGCCTGAAAACATGATGAAAAACTTAAACTTAACTGGTGGATTAGTATTCTCTCAAAGAGTATTATTAGAGTTACCACTTCAAGGTGTTTCAAGAGAAGATGCATATAGAATCGTTCAAAGAAATGCAATGAAAGTTTGGGGAGAAATCCAACAAGGTAAAGCAACAACAAACAAAAAAGGTGAATCTTTATACTTAGGTCACTTATTAGCTGACGATGAATTAAGAAAATCATTATCAGAAGAACAAATTAGAGAATGTTTTAATTTTGAATATTACACTAAAAACGTAAGTGCAATTTTCAAAAGAGTTTTTAAATAATATTAGTAACTAAAAAATTTTAATAAATACAACAAAATATAAATAATAGAAGGTAATATAATATGGCAATTATGATCGAAAAAAGAAATGGTCGAAAAGAAGTTTTAGATATCACTAAAATTCAAAAGATGACTATTGAAGCTACAGAGGGTTTATCTGGGGTATCTCAAAGTGAATTAGAACTTGATTCACAAATCAAATTTATTGATGGTATGAAAAGTGCAGATGTTCAAGATGCATTAATTAAAACAGCAGTAGAAAAAATTGATATCGATGTTCCAAATTGGACTTTTGCTGCAGCTAGATTATATTTATTCGACCTTTATCATAGAGTTGGAAAAGAAACTCATGGTATCAAAGGCGAGCCATATTGCCATCTAAAAGATTATTTAAAGTATGGAAAAGATGCAGGAAGATTAATTCCTAATCTTGGAGAAGGATACGATCTTGACGAGCTTAATGATCATATGGATCCTTCAAGAGATTATCTTTTCAATTACTTAGGAATCAAAACTTTATACGATAGATACCTAATCAAAAATAAAGCTGGTAACCCTATTGAGTTACCACAGCAAATGTTCATGGCTATTGCTATGTTCCTTGCACAGGATGAAGAAGATAAACAAACAAGAGCAAAAGAGTTCTATGATGTAGTTTCTAAATTTGAAGTAATGTTAGCAACGCCTACATTATCAAATGCTAGAACTAATAGACACCAATTATCATCTTGTTATATTGGATCTACTCCTGATAATATTGAAGGTATTTTCGATTCTTACCATGAGATGGCTTTATTATCTAAATATGGTGGAGGAATTGGTTGGGATTGGAACCAAGTTAGAGCTTTAGGTGGTGTTATTGATGACCATAAAAGTGCTGCTGGTGGAACAGTTCCATTCTTAAAAATCACAAATGATGTTGCTTTAGCAGTTGACCAACTAGGTACTAGAAAAGGTGCAATTGCAGTTTACGTTGAGCCATGGCATATGGATATCGTTGACTTTATCGACCTTAAGAAGAACTCTGGGGAAGAAAGACGTAGAGCACATGATTTATTCCCTTCATTATGGATTACAGACCTTTTCATGGAAAGAATCTTAAGCGATTCTCACTGGACTTTATTTGACCCTTATGAAGTAAAAGATTTATCTGAACTTCACGGTGATGCATTTAGAGCTAGATATGAAGAATACGAAAGAGATGACTCTGTAAGTAAAGACAGAATCAAAGCAAAAGATTTATGGAAGAAAATATTAACATCATATTTTGAATCTGGAAGTCCATTCCTATGTTTCAAAGATAATGCAAATAGAGCTAATCCAAACTCTCATGTAGGGCATATTAGATCTTCAAACCTTTGTACTGAGATTTTCCAAAATACAAACCCTAACCACTACAAAATCAAATTAGAATTTGTTGATGGTTCATTCAAAACTTATGAAGAGACTGAACTAATAGTAGTTGACGGTGGTATTACGAAAAAAGCAAACAAAGTAACTGCTTTAGATTCTATTGGTGGAAAGAAAGTATTCATCGTAGAAAAAGAGAAAATTGATGGAGATACGGCAGTTTGTAACTTAGCTTCTGTAAACTTATCTAGAATTAGCTCAAAAGAGGATATTGAAAGAGTAGTTCCAATTGCAGTTAGAATGCTTGACAATGTAATTGATTTAAACTTCTACCCTCTTAGAAAAGTAAAAGCTACAAACTTAAAATCAAGATCAATTGGTCTTGGTGTTATGGGTGAAGCTCAAATGTTAGCGGAACAACAAATTCACTGGGGAAGCCAAGAGCACTTCAAGAAGATTGACCAAGTAATGGAAGCGATTTCATACAATGCGATTAATTCATCTTCTGATTTAGCTGTTGAAAAAGGTATTTACCCAACATTTGATGGTTCTAAATGGTCTGAGGGTATTATGCCTCACGATCACGCACCTCAAGCTGTAAATGCATTATTAAATAAAGACTTATTTGATGGTGGATATGACTGGGATGTATTAAGAGCTAAAGTAAAAGAAAATGGTATGAGAAATGGTTACTTAATGGCTGTTGCTCCTACTTCATCTATCTCTATTCTTGTTGGTACTACTCAAGCAATTGAGCCAGTATATAAAAGAAAATGGTTTGAAGAGAACTTATCAGGATTAATTCCTGTTGTTGTTCCTAACTTAAGCCCAGAGACTTGGTCTTATTATAAACCATCTTTTGAGGTTGACCAATTAGACTTAATTAAAGCGGCTTCAATTAGACAAAAATGGATTGACCAAGGTCAGTCTACAAATATCTTCATGAGCTTAGATAAAGCAAGTGGTAAACACTTACATGAAATCTATACATTAGCATGGCAACTGGGATTAAAATCGACTTATTACCTAAGATCACAATCTCCAGAAGCTAATAATGATGTAGAAGATAGAAGTATGGAATGTTCAGGTTGTCAGTAAGACAGCTTGTATTCCAATACAAACAATCAAAAAATACTAATAAAATATATAAATAAACAGAGGAAATCCCATGGATAGAAAAGAAATATACAACCCCGACTCACAAGAATCATTAAACGATAGAAGAATCTTTGGTGGAGACAGTGATGGAATGATTAACTTCACTAGAATGAAGTACCAGTGGGCCTTAAATTTATGGGATACAATGGAAGCTAATACTTGGTTCCCTAAAGAAGTACAAATGACTGGTGATGCAAAAGATTACAAATTCTTAACTGCACCAGAGAAAAGAATGTATGACTTAGTTTTATCTCAATTAATTTTCATGGATTCATTACAAACAAACAACTTAATGGATAACATCAACCCATATATCACAGCTCCTGAAGTAAATGCTTGTTTATCAAGACAATCCTACGAAGAAGCTAACCACTCTAAATCATACGCTGTTATGGTAGAGTCAATCTCTGATAACACAGATGAAATCTACGATATGTGGAAAACAGATGCTCAATTAAGAGAAAAAAACAACTATATTGCAGATGTATATAAAAACCTTGCAGGTGATATTACAGATGAAAAAATTGTTCTTGCATTATTTGCTAACCAAATCTTAGAGGGATTATACTTCTATGCTGGTTTTGCTGCTATGTATGCACTTGGAAAATCAGGGAAAATGCTTGGTTCTTCTCAAATGATTAGATTTATTCAAAGAGATGAAGTAACTCACTTACTTTTATTCCAAAACATGATTA contains the following coding sequences:
- a CDS encoding cache domain-containing protein — protein: MLNHSEKNILKFIRFAPIVFIILLSFLITYSFILENNNNLKRDIKTLEEEYFESSKSTVTTEVQRIYDYISYHKTQSETNLKKELKERIYEAHSIASNIYAENQEKSKEEILKLIQDALRNIRFNNGRGYYFMHNPQGYNILYPLDIKLENIDYSNLQDKNGYFFVQKIKETIKNKTENFDTYYWSKPTNEGSRIFKKIAFYKYFEPLNVSIGTGEYIKDYEDSLKKEILDYISTVKYSNDGYVYIVDRKEKILAHINKDLRGKTLPQIDKNSSITKLIVQSAKKGDGFVKYNTIYHNKKTDNIEKTAFIKNFNDWQWIIGSGFYTDKLELAIKKKKEELDSYKKEYLFNVFLIIIIITTALLIASIYFSNLVQKKFMGYRNKIYKEIENNRKKDTLLAQQSKMAAMGEMIGNIAHQWRQPLSLISTSSSSLKLKQELNLITEDDITKTSDTITTTTQHLSKTIDDFRNFFKPNKENTKTTTSEVWNKTYNLIKDQYITKNINIITDIEEKAIYLLENELIQVILNLLNNARDEFDKKDLKENFIFVDIKEEAEKLYIHIKDNAGGIPAHIMGRVFEPYFTTKHQSQGTGIGLYMSQEIIKKHMEGTIEAYNSEYTYNNQKFNGAKFTITIDSY
- a CDS encoding RluA family pseudouridine synthase — encoded protein: MPFTLKKIKAIKDKKLSLFLLQDLKINHRNAQRYASRGRIFDESMTAIKPGDLIPDEYIYMAVFEGVSRGLRPILEFEEFAIFDKPTHLMVHPISKNTEYSLLDEIRFHFGENANLIHRIDAETSGLVIVGKNKKSEKILKDMFEEKKYYKSYLALVDGKLEKEVVIDSKLEKEGKNIGVRMKAGDTGKESCTTIKPMIYNEEKNITLVEALPVTGRQHQIRVHLYSIGHRIVGDPIYGIHDDIAEEYLNKTLSKDRRFDETGSSRLWLHANYLEFTFKGITYKIKSKNNEIIKELNS
- the purB gene encoding adenylosuccinate lyase gives rise to the protein MVERYAREEMSSKWTQQARYAAWLEVEKAAVKAWNKIGLIPDEDAEKIVKNATFSVERIEEIEAVTKHDLIAFNTSVSESLGEESRWFHYGMTSSDAVDTGVAIQMRDSLKLIIKDVKMLMKSIKKRAKEHKYTLMVGRSHGIHGEPITFGLTLAVWYDEMKRHLENLKQTLKVISVGQISGAMGNFAHAPLELEEYAMKELGLKPEPCSNQVVHRDRYARLATALASMASTIEKFAVQVRHLQRTEVYECEEYFAKGQKGSSAMPHKRNPILTENITGLARSIRAHAVPAMENVALWHERDISHSSSERFWLPDAFITSDFMLHRMNNVIANLTVMPENMMKNLNLTGGLVFSQRVLLELPLQGVSREDAYRIVQRNAMKVWGEIQQGKATTNKKGESLYLGHLLADDELRKSLSEEQIRECFNFEYYTKNVSAIFKRVFK
- a CDS encoding ribonucleoside-diphosphate reductase subunit alpha, yielding MAIMIEKRNGRKEVLDITKIQKMTIEATEGLSGVSQSELELDSQIKFIDGMKSADVQDALIKTAVEKIDIDVPNWTFAAARLYLFDLYHRVGKETHGIKGEPYCHLKDYLKYGKDAGRLIPNLGEGYDLDELNDHMDPSRDYLFNYLGIKTLYDRYLIKNKAGNPIELPQQMFMAIAMFLAQDEEDKQTRAKEFYDVVSKFEVMLATPTLSNARTNRHQLSSCYIGSTPDNIEGIFDSYHEMALLSKYGGGIGWDWNQVRALGGVIDDHKSAAGGTVPFLKITNDVALAVDQLGTRKGAIAVYVEPWHMDIVDFIDLKKNSGEERRRAHDLFPSLWITDLFMERILSDSHWTLFDPYEVKDLSELHGDAFRARYEEYERDDSVSKDRIKAKDLWKKILTSYFESGSPFLCFKDNANRANPNSHVGHIRSSNLCTEIFQNTNPNHYKIKLEFVDGSFKTYEETELIVVDGGITKKANKVTALDSIGGKKVFIVEKEKIDGDTAVCNLASVNLSRISSKEDIERVVPIAVRMLDNVIDLNFYPLRKVKATNLKSRSIGLGVMGEAQMLAEQQIHWGSQEHFKKIDQVMEAISYNAINSSSDLAVEKGIYPTFDGSKWSEGIMPHDHAPQAVNALLNKDLFDGGYDWDVLRAKVKENGMRNGYLMAVAPTSSISILVGTTQAIEPVYKRKWFEENLSGLIPVVVPNLSPETWSYYKPSFEVDQLDLIKAASIRQKWIDQGQSTNIFMSLDKASGKHLHEIYTLAWQLGLKSTYYLRSQSPEANNDVEDRSMECSGCQ
- a CDS encoding ribonucleotide-diphosphate reductase subunit beta translates to MDRKEIYNPDSQESLNDRRIFGGDSDGMINFTRMKYQWALNLWDTMEANTWFPKEVQMTGDAKDYKFLTAPEKRMYDLVLSQLIFMDSLQTNNLMDNINPYITAPEVNACLSRQSYEEANHSKSYAVMVESISDNTDEIYDMWKTDAQLREKNNYIADVYKNLAGDITDEKIVLALFANQILEGLYFYAGFAAMYALGKSGKMLGSSQMIRFIQRDEVTHLLLFQNMINSTRKERPELFTPELEATVRGMFRKAVDMEASWGAYITQGQILGFTDAIIRQYIEYLADRRLEAVGYKPEYNVKHPIPWVDGYSSFNDQRTNFFEGNVVNYSKGSIDFDDF